One stretch of Ammospiza nelsoni isolate bAmmNel1 chromosome 21, bAmmNel1.pri, whole genome shotgun sequence DNA includes these proteins:
- the SMYD4 gene encoding SET and MYND domain-containing protein 4 isoform X2 yields MALPVAEWQGRTARLWAALEPALRERLAAASLQDAVRLGCDVLRSKEEEEAALEQLCHQAPMDKKPEAASWYREQGNREFKRGRYQAALRLYSRVCLEDIARAESHGYPDRLLPKVLLRKAECLLCLGRLQDAQDVLRVLESKIALDGAMTTHLTRLKKLSQLKVKLGEKERCPEPAQGEHGGTQGEPEIWEENSSISGASSSLSLSFDAERGRHLVASQDIMAGQSLVKEEAFVSVLCPGESLALQDGDTAWDTRATNADLYCHRCLRQLLASVPCQGCSYAQYCSQDCADRAWQQYHRTECPLGALLLTLGVFCHVALRTVLLAGYAEVSRLVEGSHCGDKNLQNPEGSCRPLSEADAGAGSRGVPGCDSSGRYQSSYQALFHLLPHTEQHSPEHKFLCTLSVVALCKQLQVAGLEAAVLSQESPQQCSKPKTCEKTSEELSPELKTVAEAMLRHMLQLQCNAQAITVMQEMGPGDGAVVDKKPVRLATAFFPVLSLLNHSCCPNTSVSFSGTSVTVRAAQPISSGQEVLHCYGPHWCRMRVAERQQLLRQYFFECRCPACLQELQSGVKSVVSIRNSFCCPKCQAQMQGEEDTLCCSIEACATSASRDHLSGRLQDLQQEIKKALELLRVRKADQAIKKLLKCQMDAGTFLSPEHLLMGEMEDHLAQVYATVGKWQEAARHLRKSIEIVEMHHGPSSVETGHELFKLAQILFNGFAVSEALSTIQRAEGILSVHFGPQSAQMQELQEMKACLSELPRNILQRT; encoded by the exons ATGGCGCTGCCCGTGGCGGAGTGGCAGGGCCGCACCGCCCGGCTCTGGGCCGCGCTGGAGCCGGCGCTGAGGGAGCGGCTGGCGGCGGCTTCGCTTCAGGACGCGGTGCGGTTGGGTTGCGATGTGCTCCG gagcaaggaggaggaggaggcagccctggagcagtTGTGCCACCAGGCACCCATGGACAAGAAGCCGGAGGCCGCGAGCTGGTACCGGGAGCAGGGAAACCGGGAATTCAAGCGGGGCCGGTACCAGGCTGCCCTGAGGCTCTACTCCAGG GTTTGTTTGGAAGATATTGCCAGGGCTGAAAGCCATGGCTATCCAGACAGGCTGCTGCCCAAGGTCCTGCTGCGGAAAGCTGAGTgtctgctgtgcctggggaggttACAGGATGCACAGGATGTCCTCAGGGTGCTGGAGAGTAAAATTGCTCTGGATGGGGCCATGACTACACACCTGACACGGCTAAAAAAGCTAAGTCAGCTGAAGGTTAAATTAGGTGAGAAAGAGAGGTGTCCAGAGCCTGCACAAGGAGAACATGGTGGCACTCAAGGGGAGCCAGAGATCTGGGAAGAgaacagcagcatttcaggTGCATCCTCATCCCTGAGCCTGAGTTTTGATGCAGAGAGAGGACGACACTTGGTGGCCTCCCAGGACATCATGGCAGGACAGAGCCTGGTGAAGGAGGAAGCCTTTGTGAGcgtgctgtgccctggggagagCCTTGCCCTGCAGGATGGTGACACAGCGTGGGACACTCGAGCCACCAACGCAGACCTTTACTGCCACCGCTGtctgaggcagctcctggcctcagtgccctgccagggctgcagttATGCCCAGTACTGCAGCCAGGACTGTGCAGACAGGGCCTGGCAGCAGTACCACAGGACAGAGTGTCCCCTGGGAGCgctgctcctcaccctgggGGTCTTCTGCCACGTGGCCCTGAGGACTGTCCTGCTGGCAGGATATGCAGAGGTCAGCAGGCTGGTGGAAGGGTCCCACTGTGGGGACAAGAACCTTCAGAACCCTGAGGGAAGCTGCAGGCCTCTCAGTGAGGCAgatgcaggagctggcagcagaggtgTCCCTGGTTGTGACAGCAGTGGTCGGTACCAGAGCTCTTACCAAGCTCTGTTCCACCTTTTGCCCcacactgagcagcacagccctgagcacaaGTTCCTCTGCACTCTCAGTGTGGTAGCTCTGTGCAAACAGCTGCAAGTAGCTGGCTTGGAGGCTGCTGTGTTGAGTCAGGAATCGCCTCAGCAGTGCTCCAAACCAAAGACATGTGAGAAAACCTCAGAGGAATTGTCCCCAGAGCTGAAGACTGTGGCAGAAGCAATGCTGAGGCACATGTTGCAGCTGCAGTGTAATGCACAAGCAATCACTGTAATGCAGGAGATGG GGCCTGGAGATGGGGCTGTTGTAGATAAGAAGCCTGTGAGGCTGGCAACAGCCTTCTTCCCTGTCCTCAGCCTCCTGAACCACTCGTGCTGCCCCAACACCAGCGTGTCATTCAGCGGGACATCTGTCActgtcagggcagcacagccaaTCTCAAGTGGCCAAGAGGTTTTGCATTGCTATG GGCCTCACTGGTGCAGGATGAGGGTTGCTGAGAGACAGCAGCTTCTCAGGCAGTATTTCTTCGAGTGTCGCTGCCCAGCGTGCCTCCAGGAGTTACAGTCTGGTGTCAAGAGTGTGGTGTCCATCAGAAATTCGTTCTGCTGTCCGAAATGCCAGGCCCAAATGCAG GGGGAAGAAGACACACTTTGCTGTTCAATTGAAGCTTGTGCAACCTCAGCCAGCAGAGATCACCTGTCTGGGCGTTTACAGGACCTTCAGCAAGAAATCAAGAAAGCTTTAGAGCTGCTGAGAGTCAGGAAGGCTG atcaGGCTATCAAAAAGCTCCTGAAGTGTCAGATGGATGCTGGAACCTTCTTGTCCCCAGAGCATTTGCTGATGGGAGAGATGGAGGATCATCTGGCACAGGTCTATGCTACTGTTG GGAAGTGGCAGGAAGCAGCCAGACACCTGAGGAAGAGTATTGAGATTGTGGAAATGCACCATGGGCCATCAAGTGTAGAAACAGGCCATGAACTTTTCAAGTTGGCACAAATCCTCTTCAATGG CTTTGCAGTTTCTGAAGCTCTGAGCACGATACAAAGAGCAGAGGGGATTTTGTCAGTGCACTTTGGTCCTCAGAGTGCTCAGATGCAGGAACTACAAGAGATGAAGGCCTGCCTGTCAGAGCTTCCCAGAAACATCCTTCAGAGGACTTAA
- the SMYD4 gene encoding SET and MYND domain-containing protein 4 isoform X1, whose protein sequence is MALPVAEWQGRTARLWAALEPALRERLAAASLQDAVRLGCDVLRSKEEEEAALEQLCHQAPMDKKPEAASWYREQGNREFKRGRYQAALRLYSRAASHELPGSPEVSVCFANRSAALLHLGHFEVCLEDIARAESHGYPDRLLPKVLLRKAECLLCLGRLQDAQDVLRVLESKIALDGAMTTHLTRLKKLSQLKVKLGEKERCPEPAQGEHGGTQGEPEIWEENSSISGASSSLSLSFDAERGRHLVASQDIMAGQSLVKEEAFVSVLCPGESLALQDGDTAWDTRATNADLYCHRCLRQLLASVPCQGCSYAQYCSQDCADRAWQQYHRTECPLGALLLTLGVFCHVALRTVLLAGYAEVSRLVEGSHCGDKNLQNPEGSCRPLSEADAGAGSRGVPGCDSSGRYQSSYQALFHLLPHTEQHSPEHKFLCTLSVVALCKQLQVAGLEAAVLSQESPQQCSKPKTCEKTSEELSPELKTVAEAMLRHMLQLQCNAQAITVMQEMGPGDGAVVDKKPVRLATAFFPVLSLLNHSCCPNTSVSFSGTSVTVRAAQPISSGQEVLHCYGPHWCRMRVAERQQLLRQYFFECRCPACLQELQSGVKSVVSIRNSFCCPKCQAQMQGEEDTLCCSIEACATSASRDHLSGRLQDLQQEIKKALELLRVRKADQAIKKLLKCQMDAGTFLSPEHLLMGEMEDHLAQVYATVGKWQEAARHLRKSIEIVEMHHGPSSVETGHELFKLAQILFNGFAVSEALSTIQRAEGILSVHFGPQSAQMQELQEMKACLSELPRNILQRT, encoded by the exons ATGGCGCTGCCCGTGGCGGAGTGGCAGGGCCGCACCGCCCGGCTCTGGGCCGCGCTGGAGCCGGCGCTGAGGGAGCGGCTGGCGGCGGCTTCGCTTCAGGACGCGGTGCGGTTGGGTTGCGATGTGCTCCG gagcaaggaggaggaggaggcagccctggagcagtTGTGCCACCAGGCACCCATGGACAAGAAGCCGGAGGCCGCGAGCTGGTACCGGGAGCAGGGAAACCGGGAATTCAAGCGGGGCCGGTACCAGGCTGCCCTGAGGCTCTACTCCAGG gcagcatccCACGAGCTCCCTGGGAGCCCCGAGGTGTCCGTGTGCTTTGCCAACCGCTCGGCCGCCCTCCTGCACCTGGGGCACTTTGAG GTTTGTTTGGAAGATATTGCCAGGGCTGAAAGCCATGGCTATCCAGACAGGCTGCTGCCCAAGGTCCTGCTGCGGAAAGCTGAGTgtctgctgtgcctggggaggttACAGGATGCACAGGATGTCCTCAGGGTGCTGGAGAGTAAAATTGCTCTGGATGGGGCCATGACTACACACCTGACACGGCTAAAAAAGCTAAGTCAGCTGAAGGTTAAATTAGGTGAGAAAGAGAGGTGTCCAGAGCCTGCACAAGGAGAACATGGTGGCACTCAAGGGGAGCCAGAGATCTGGGAAGAgaacagcagcatttcaggTGCATCCTCATCCCTGAGCCTGAGTTTTGATGCAGAGAGAGGACGACACTTGGTGGCCTCCCAGGACATCATGGCAGGACAGAGCCTGGTGAAGGAGGAAGCCTTTGTGAGcgtgctgtgccctggggagagCCTTGCCCTGCAGGATGGTGACACAGCGTGGGACACTCGAGCCACCAACGCAGACCTTTACTGCCACCGCTGtctgaggcagctcctggcctcagtgccctgccagggctgcagttATGCCCAGTACTGCAGCCAGGACTGTGCAGACAGGGCCTGGCAGCAGTACCACAGGACAGAGTGTCCCCTGGGAGCgctgctcctcaccctgggGGTCTTCTGCCACGTGGCCCTGAGGACTGTCCTGCTGGCAGGATATGCAGAGGTCAGCAGGCTGGTGGAAGGGTCCCACTGTGGGGACAAGAACCTTCAGAACCCTGAGGGAAGCTGCAGGCCTCTCAGTGAGGCAgatgcaggagctggcagcagaggtgTCCCTGGTTGTGACAGCAGTGGTCGGTACCAGAGCTCTTACCAAGCTCTGTTCCACCTTTTGCCCcacactgagcagcacagccctgagcacaaGTTCCTCTGCACTCTCAGTGTGGTAGCTCTGTGCAAACAGCTGCAAGTAGCTGGCTTGGAGGCTGCTGTGTTGAGTCAGGAATCGCCTCAGCAGTGCTCCAAACCAAAGACATGTGAGAAAACCTCAGAGGAATTGTCCCCAGAGCTGAAGACTGTGGCAGAAGCAATGCTGAGGCACATGTTGCAGCTGCAGTGTAATGCACAAGCAATCACTGTAATGCAGGAGATGG GGCCTGGAGATGGGGCTGTTGTAGATAAGAAGCCTGTGAGGCTGGCAACAGCCTTCTTCCCTGTCCTCAGCCTCCTGAACCACTCGTGCTGCCCCAACACCAGCGTGTCATTCAGCGGGACATCTGTCActgtcagggcagcacagccaaTCTCAAGTGGCCAAGAGGTTTTGCATTGCTATG GGCCTCACTGGTGCAGGATGAGGGTTGCTGAGAGACAGCAGCTTCTCAGGCAGTATTTCTTCGAGTGTCGCTGCCCAGCGTGCCTCCAGGAGTTACAGTCTGGTGTCAAGAGTGTGGTGTCCATCAGAAATTCGTTCTGCTGTCCGAAATGCCAGGCCCAAATGCAG GGGGAAGAAGACACACTTTGCTGTTCAATTGAAGCTTGTGCAACCTCAGCCAGCAGAGATCACCTGTCTGGGCGTTTACAGGACCTTCAGCAAGAAATCAAGAAAGCTTTAGAGCTGCTGAGAGTCAGGAAGGCTG atcaGGCTATCAAAAAGCTCCTGAAGTGTCAGATGGATGCTGGAACCTTCTTGTCCCCAGAGCATTTGCTGATGGGAGAGATGGAGGATCATCTGGCACAGGTCTATGCTACTGTTG GGAAGTGGCAGGAAGCAGCCAGACACCTGAGGAAGAGTATTGAGATTGTGGAAATGCACCATGGGCCATCAAGTGTAGAAACAGGCCATGAACTTTTCAAGTTGGCACAAATCCTCTTCAATGG CTTTGCAGTTTCTGAAGCTCTGAGCACGATACAAAGAGCAGAGGGGATTTTGTCAGTGCACTTTGGTCCTCAGAGTGCTCAGATGCAGGAACTACAAGAGATGAAGGCCTGCCTGTCAGAGCTTCCCAGAAACATCCTTCAGAGGACTTAA